A single Thermosynechococcus vestitus BP-1 DNA region contains:
- a CDS encoding 5-formyltetrahydrofolate cyclo-ligase produces the protein MRQHYLEWRQHLSDREWQDRSRRICQQLFDHPQFQQATTVLTYVPHRREPDLRSLWSVPKQWGLPRVVGRNLQWHCFDGKEDTLQQGPYGLWQPSPDAPPIDPAGVDLCLIPAVACDRRGYRLGYGAGFFDRLFAHPDWQHVCRWGIVFEAAVVEELPHDPWDLRLQAICTESGLWEIR, from the coding sequence TTGCGGCAACACTATCTTGAATGGCGGCAGCACCTGAGCGATCGCGAGTGGCAAGATCGCAGTCGGCGCATTTGTCAGCAGTTGTTTGATCATCCCCAGTTTCAACAGGCAACCACGGTGTTGACCTACGTGCCCCATCGCCGCGAACCGGATTTGCGCTCCCTCTGGTCAGTCCCGAAACAGTGGGGCTTACCCCGTGTGGTGGGCCGGAATCTACAGTGGCATTGTTTTGATGGCAAAGAAGACACACTCCAGCAAGGCCCCTATGGCCTCTGGCAACCGTCCCCTGACGCTCCCCCTATTGATCCCGCTGGTGTTGATCTGTGTTTGATTCCGGCGGTTGCCTGCGATCGCCGGGGGTATCGCCTCGGCTACGGCGCCGGTTTTTTCGATCGCCTCTTTGCCCACCCTGACTGGCAGCACGTGTGTCGCTGGGGAATTGTCTTTGAGGCAGCGGTTGTAGAAGAACTGCCCCATGATCCCTGGGATCTGCGGCTGCAAGCGATTTGCACTGAATCAGGCCTCTGGGAAATCCGCTAA
- a CDS encoding CoB--CoM heterodisulfide reductase iron-sulfur subunit B family protein has protein sequence MPALRYAYYPGCVAQGACRELDLSTRAIAPLLDIELVVLKEASCCGSGTFKENSWLLEDTVNARNIALAEQLALPLLTHCSTCQGVIGHVDERLKTFQRDRPEYVAEINQVLTQQGCAPYQGTTEVKHLLWAIVGDVGIDQLRDRVRRPLTGLRCAAFYGCYLLRAQERLPFDHPLHPTSMEQVFEAVGATPIDYEGRTQCCGWPISSYATAASFAMAAQRLQSAIAKGADCIVTPCPLCHLNLDARQPEIAQQVGVPLNLPILHLPQLVGLALGLSPEELGLRKHVVSTQPVLTKLGL, from the coding sequence ATGCCTGCCTTACGCTATGCCTACTATCCCGGTTGTGTGGCTCAAGGGGCCTGTCGGGAATTAGACCTCTCAACGCGGGCGATCGCCCCCCTGTTGGATATAGAGCTGGTGGTACTGAAGGAAGCCAGTTGTTGTGGCTCAGGCACATTTAAGGAAAATTCCTGGCTGCTAGAAGATACCGTGAATGCCCGCAACATTGCCCTTGCAGAACAGTTGGCCTTGCCCCTGTTGACCCATTGCAGCACCTGTCAGGGGGTGATTGGCCATGTGGATGAACGCCTCAAGACCTTTCAGCGCGATCGCCCGGAGTACGTGGCAGAAATTAACCAAGTGTTGACGCAACAGGGCTGCGCTCCCTACCAAGGCACAACAGAAGTCAAGCATTTGCTCTGGGCAATTGTGGGCGATGTGGGCATTGACCAGTTGCGCGATCGCGTCCGTCGTCCCCTCACAGGGCTTCGCTGCGCTGCCTTTTATGGCTGTTACCTCCTGCGCGCCCAAGAGAGACTCCCCTTTGATCATCCGCTTCACCCCACCTCGATGGAGCAGGTATTTGAGGCGGTAGGGGCGACCCCCATAGACTATGAGGGACGTACCCAGTGCTGTGGTTGGCCAATTTCTAGCTATGCCACGGCCGCCAGTTTTGCGATGGCCGCCCAACGACTCCAGAGCGCGATCGCCAAAGGTGCGGATTGCATTGTCACCCCCTGCCCCCTGTGTCACCTCAATCTCGACGCCCGCCAACCGGAGATTGCCCAGCAGGTGGGCGTTCCCCTCAATCTGCCGATTCTCCATTTGCCGCAACTGGTGGGTCTAGCCCTGGGTCTGAGTCCTGAGGAACTCGGTTTGAGAAAACACGTCGTCTCAACGCAGCCAGTATTGACCAAACTGGGTCTTTAG
- the thrC gene encoding threonine synthase, with protein MTATLTSTTETAYFTHLKCKECGAEYEPQAIHVCEYCFGPLEVKYDLERLAAAVTRSTIEAGPKSIWRYRPFLPVTSAEPIDVGTGMTPLIKAQRLARRLGLKHLYIKNDAVNMPTLSFKDRVVSVALTRARELGFTTVSCASTGNLANSTAAIAAHAGLDCCVFIPADLEAGKVLGTLIYGPTVMAVEGNYDQVNRLCSEVANTHGWGFVNINLRPYYSEGSKTLGYEVIEQLGWQLPDHIVAPLASGSLFTKIYKGFREFVAVGLVADKPVRCSGAQAVGCSPIAQAYAEGRDFVAPVKPNTIAKSIAIGNPADGVYALEIARKTNGAIAAATDEEIVAGIKLLAETEGIFTETAGGTTIAVLKKLVESGKIDPEEVTVVYITGNGLKTQEAVQNDIGQPLRIEPKLASFERALERSRTLERLDWQPVLV; from the coding sequence ATGACCGCAACCTTGACCTCCACCACCGAAACCGCCTACTTTACCCACCTCAAATGCAAAGAGTGTGGTGCAGAGTACGAGCCCCAAGCGATTCATGTCTGTGAGTACTGTTTTGGCCCCCTAGAGGTGAAGTACGATTTGGAACGCTTGGCGGCAGCTGTAACGCGCAGCACCATTGAGGCAGGTCCGAAGTCCATTTGGCGCTACCGTCCCTTTTTGCCGGTGACCTCGGCAGAGCCCATTGATGTGGGCACAGGAATGACTCCCCTCATCAAAGCGCAGCGGCTGGCGCGGCGGCTGGGGCTCAAGCATCTGTACATCAAAAACGATGCGGTGAACATGCCTACCCTCAGCTTTAAGGATCGGGTGGTATCGGTGGCGTTGACACGGGCGCGGGAATTGGGCTTTACGACAGTCTCCTGTGCCAGTACCGGCAATTTGGCGAATTCAACGGCGGCGATCGCGGCCCATGCGGGGCTAGACTGCTGCGTGTTTATTCCAGCGGATCTGGAAGCGGGTAAGGTCTTGGGGACGCTCATCTATGGGCCAACGGTGATGGCGGTTGAGGGCAACTACGATCAGGTCAACCGCCTCTGCTCGGAGGTGGCAAATACCCATGGCTGGGGGTTTGTCAATATCAATTTGCGCCCCTACTATTCGGAAGGGTCAAAGACGCTAGGTTATGAGGTGATTGAGCAGTTGGGCTGGCAACTGCCTGACCACATTGTGGCTCCCTTGGCTTCTGGCTCTCTGTTCACGAAAATTTACAAAGGCTTCCGGGAATTTGTGGCAGTGGGTCTAGTGGCTGACAAACCTGTGCGCTGTAGTGGTGCCCAAGCGGTCGGTTGCTCCCCCATTGCCCAAGCCTATGCCGAGGGGCGGGACTTTGTGGCACCCGTGAAGCCCAACACCATTGCTAAATCCATTGCCATTGGTAACCCCGCCGATGGTGTCTATGCCTTAGAAATTGCCCGCAAAACCAATGGGGCGATCGCTGCGGCCACCGATGAAGAAATTGTGGCAGGCATTAAGCTGCTTGCGGAAACGGAAGGGATTTTCACCGAAACTGCTGGCGGTACCACAATTGCTGTTCTCAAAAAGTTGGTGGAATCGGGCAAAATTGACCCCGAAGAGGTGACCGTCGTCTATATCACGGGCAATGGCCTGAAAACCCAAGAGGCGGTACAAAACGATATCGGTCAACCTTTGAGGATTGAACCCAAGTTGGCCAGCTTTGAGCGCGCCCTAGAGCGATCGCGCACCCTCGAACGGTTGGATTGGCAACCGGTATTGGTCTAG
- the ureA gene encoding urease subunit gamma encodes MQLSPQEKDKLLIFTAALVAERRKARGLKLNYPEAVAYISAAILEGAREGRTVADLMNYGTTLLTRDDVMEGVPEMLTEVQVEATFPDGTKLVTVHTPIR; translated from the coding sequence ATGCAACTATCTCCCCAAGAAAAAGACAAACTCCTGATTTTTACGGCTGCTCTTGTGGCCGAACGTCGCAAAGCCCGGGGTCTCAAGCTCAATTATCCTGAAGCAGTGGCCTATATTTCTGCGGCCATCTTGGAAGGAGCGCGGGAGGGGCGCACCGTTGCCGATTTGATGAACTATGGCACAACGCTGCTCACCCGTGATGATGTCATGGAGGGGGTGCCAGAAATGCTCACAGAGGTGCAAGTCGAGGCAACATTTCCCGATGGCACAAAGCTGGTAACAGTACATACCCCCATTCGCTGA
- a CDS encoding MoaD/ThiS family protein, which yields MAVTVLIPTPLQKLTRDRATVECQAQSIAELLDKLEQDCPGIKGRLCDENGQLRRFVNFYVNNEDIRFLNGIETPLKDGDEVSIIPAIAGG from the coding sequence ATGGCTGTTACTGTTTTGATTCCAACTCCCTTGCAAAAACTCACCCGCGATCGGGCAACGGTGGAGTGTCAAGCCCAATCGATCGCTGAACTCCTGGACAAGCTGGAGCAGGACTGCCCTGGCATTAAGGGGCGCCTCTGTGATGAAAACGGCCAACTGCGGCGGTTTGTGAATTTCTACGTCAATAACGAGGATATTCGCTTCCTCAATGGCATTGAAACACCCCTTAAGGATGGTGATGAGGTGAGCATCATTCCCGCGATCGCGGGCGGCTAA
- a CDS encoding transglutaminase TgpA family protein gives MFQSWLQPLAHSPMLAPAKDIEDSLLLRLGVLGMVIVGLVATDVASETTNSFWAVPLSITGFGWSWWARRQRNVVAKLVIAIGMLVALAVFLGRLAALNQDSRVLLTELLIQLQVLHSFDLPRRKDLGYSMVIALILISVAATLSQTMIFGVFLLIFLAIALPVLVLDYRSRLGLLSTTLKSLRLPWRQWVGLFALILGLGMGVFVLLPRFPGYQIRTLPVSAEIEVQGKFDQTRVINPGYVSGRGGGTLAEQLTHQTFDSNFYYGFGAEIDQTIGGMMTPQELMRVRSQAPGFWRVLAFDQYTGRGWRISRNDEAEVLQRSPWSFRYLLPQQLSQMPTREVIQTYTIVSEFSNLIPHLYEPRELYFPTREIARDLDGGLRAPLPLPPGLTYSVISQVPVRDRSLLRRAPRLNSPLGYEAYLAVPAALKPRLQALAKDLLAKADRSIPEPYEQALYLTQALKQSYALNTNLPELGKDQDLVEAFLFEWRGGYPDHFSSALTLLLRSIGIPSRLVTGLGPGEFNPFTGLYVVRNTDAYALTEAYFPNLGWFLFDPIPGHDLYPATLEVDQTFSVLQQFWQWVTGWLPTPVTGFFGTLFATLATVLQKFFDLFSQGLGGIVQGILLLLGGAISVWGFWSAFHGWRYRQRLHKLPPIARLYVQMLDGLAQQGLPKRANQTPWEYARSLQTSSHLDAVSQRAIAALTQAYVAWRYGGDCPPLPPLKRALNQLRQQRWRSLQRTVAGWRRR, from the coding sequence ATGTTTCAGTCTTGGCTGCAACCCCTTGCCCACTCACCAATGCTAGCGCCAGCCAAAGATATTGAGGATTCCCTGCTGCTGCGCCTAGGGGTATTGGGCATGGTGATAGTTGGCCTGGTGGCCACGGATGTTGCCTCAGAAACAACGAATAGTTTTTGGGCAGTTCCCCTCTCCATTACCGGTTTTGGTTGGAGTTGGTGGGCACGGCGGCAAAGGAATGTTGTCGCCAAGCTAGTGATTGCCATTGGTATGTTGGTGGCATTGGCGGTGTTTTTAGGGCGGCTGGCAGCCCTTAACCAAGATTCACGGGTGTTGCTGACGGAACTGTTAATCCAACTGCAAGTGCTCCACAGTTTTGACTTGCCCCGCCGCAAGGATCTGGGCTACTCGATGGTGATTGCCCTGATTTTGATCAGTGTCGCCGCCACCCTCAGTCAAACCATGATCTTTGGGGTGTTTCTTTTAATCTTTCTGGCGATCGCCCTGCCGGTTTTAGTCCTCGACTACCGCTCACGCCTGGGCTTGCTATCCACGACACTCAAATCCCTGCGCTTGCCTTGGCGGCAATGGGTTGGTCTCTTTGCCCTGATTCTTGGTTTGGGAATGGGGGTCTTTGTGCTGCTGCCGCGTTTCCCTGGGTATCAGATTCGCACCTTGCCCGTCAGTGCTGAAATTGAAGTTCAAGGGAAGTTTGACCAAACCCGCGTGATCAATCCGGGCTATGTCAGTGGTCGTGGTGGGGGCACTTTGGCGGAGCAACTGACCCATCAAACCTTCGATTCGAACTTTTACTATGGCTTTGGTGCTGAAATTGACCAGACCATCGGGGGCATGATGACCCCCCAGGAGCTCATGCGAGTGCGATCGCAGGCCCCGGGCTTCTGGCGAGTCCTTGCCTTCGACCAATATACCGGGCGGGGCTGGCGCATTAGTCGCAATGATGAGGCAGAAGTGCTGCAGCGTTCCCCTTGGAGTTTTCGCTATCTGCTGCCGCAGCAACTCTCCCAGATGCCGACACGGGAAGTGATTCAGACCTACACGATTGTTTCTGAGTTTAGTAACCTCATTCCCCACCTCTATGAGCCGCGCGAACTCTATTTTCCCACCCGTGAAATTGCCCGCGATCTCGATGGTGGGCTGCGGGCGCCGCTGCCCTTGCCGCCGGGGCTGACCTATTCCGTCATTTCTCAAGTGCCGGTGCGCGATCGCTCCCTGTTGCGCAGAGCGCCTAGACTGAATTCTCCCCTAGGGTATGAAGCCTACTTGGCAGTACCAGCGGCTCTCAAACCGCGACTCCAAGCCCTCGCTAAGGATCTGCTTGCCAAGGCCGATCGCTCCATTCCCGAACCCTACGAGCAAGCCCTTTACCTCACCCAGGCCCTGAAGCAATCCTATGCCCTGAACACCAATCTTCCCGAACTCGGTAAAGATCAAGATTTAGTGGAGGCCTTTCTGTTTGAGTGGCGCGGGGGCTATCCCGATCACTTTTCCAGTGCGTTGACACTGCTGTTGCGCAGCATTGGTATTCCCAGCCGCTTAGTCACAGGGTTAGGCCCAGGGGAATTTAACCCCTTCACGGGTCTGTACGTGGTTCGTAATACCGATGCCTATGCCTTGACGGAGGCCTACTTCCCCAATTTGGGGTGGTTTCTCTTTGATCCGATTCCAGGGCACGATCTCTATCCAGCCACCCTAGAGGTAGATCAAACCTTTAGCGTTCTCCAGCAGTTTTGGCAGTGGGTCACCGGCTGGTTGCCGACTCCAGTGACGGGATTCTTTGGTACCCTTTTTGCCACCCTTGCAACCGTCTTGCAAAAATTCTTTGATTTGTTTAGCCAAGGACTGGGGGGTATTGTCCAAGGGATTTTGCTTCTCTTGGGTGGCGCCATCAGTGTCTGGGGCTTCTGGTCCGCTTTCCATGGATGGCGCTACCGTCAACGCCTGCACAAACTGCCCCCGATCGCCCGCCTCTATGTGCAAATGCTCGATGGTCTAGCACAGCAGGGATTACCGAAGCGCGCCAATCAAACCCCTTGGGAATACGCGCGATCGCTGCAAACCTCTAGCCACCTGGATGCCGTCAGTCAGCGTGCCATTGCAGCCCTGACCCAGGCCTATGTGGCTTGGCGCTATGGCGGTGATTGCCCCCCCTTGCCTCCCCTAAAGCGGGCCCTTAACCAACTGCGACAACAACGCTGGCGATCGCTGCAACGCACAGTAGCCGGTTGGCGCCGTCGTTAA
- a CDS encoding hemolysin family protein → MSAAALEILLVLLLIIANGIFAGAEIAVVSARKVRLEQLAKRGKRKARAALKLANSPNDFLSAVQIGITLIGILSGAVGGATLAQRLQAVLSPVPWLGQYSQPLSIALVVTGITYLSLVMGELVPKRIAMTYPEAIACNIAKPMTWLTKLAAPIVHLLSVSTDAILQVLGIATTADQTVTEDEIKVLIEQGARAGLFEVAEQDMVTRIFNLGDRPIQSIMTPRTDIVWLDIESSLEEIEAEILASSHSRFPVAEETIDHCLGIISAKDFLAARLTQQTIDLRQLVQPALFVPEGLPALDVLELFRQSSQHIALITDEYGGIEGLVTLNDLTEAIIGTLRHDEEEEPQIIQREDGSLLLDGLISTYELKELLRRETLPEEDTANYHTLGGLIITLFGRIPQSGDYIETDGLRFEVVDMDGNRVDKVLVTELVSDDALADESDHKDES, encoded by the coding sequence ATGTCTGCCGCTGCCTTAGAAATTTTACTTGTCCTGCTGCTCATCATCGCCAATGGCATTTTTGCTGGTGCTGAAATCGCAGTGGTCTCTGCCCGCAAAGTCCGCCTCGAGCAACTGGCCAAACGCGGTAAACGCAAAGCAAGGGCAGCTCTGAAACTCGCCAACTCCCCCAATGATTTTCTCTCGGCTGTACAAATTGGCATTACTCTGATTGGTATTCTCAGTGGGGCGGTGGGGGGAGCCACCCTTGCCCAGCGGTTACAGGCTGTCCTGAGTCCCGTGCCATGGTTGGGTCAATACAGCCAGCCTTTGAGTATTGCCCTTGTGGTAACGGGGATTACCTATCTTTCCTTGGTGATGGGTGAACTGGTGCCCAAGCGGATTGCCATGACCTATCCGGAGGCGATCGCCTGCAATATTGCCAAGCCAATGACTTGGTTGACGAAATTAGCAGCCCCGATTGTGCATTTACTCAGCGTCTCCACAGATGCCATCTTGCAAGTACTGGGCATTGCCACCACTGCCGACCAAACGGTTACGGAGGATGAAATCAAGGTCCTGATTGAGCAGGGGGCACGGGCGGGTCTCTTTGAAGTGGCAGAGCAGGACATGGTGACGCGGATTTTTAACTTGGGCGATCGCCCGATTCAGTCCATCATGACTCCCCGCACCGATATTGTTTGGCTGGATATTGAATCTTCCCTTGAAGAAATAGAGGCGGAAATCCTAGCCAGTTCCCATTCACGGTTTCCTGTTGCTGAGGAAACCATTGATCACTGCTTGGGGATTATCTCCGCCAAGGATTTTTTAGCGGCTCGCTTAACCCAGCAAACCATTGACCTGCGGCAACTGGTGCAGCCGGCGCTGTTTGTTCCCGAAGGCCTACCGGCGCTGGATGTCCTTGAACTCTTTCGCCAGTCGAGCCAACACATTGCTCTGATTACCGATGAATACGGTGGCATTGAAGGACTCGTCACCCTCAATGATCTTACGGAAGCAATTATTGGCACCCTGCGCCACGATGAGGAGGAGGAACCACAAATTATTCAGCGGGAGGATGGCTCTTTGCTGTTGGATGGTCTGATTTCTACCTATGAACTCAAGGAATTGCTGCGGCGGGAAACCTTGCCGGAGGAGGACACCGCTAACTACCACACCCTTGGCGGGCTCATCATTACGCTATTTGGTCGCATTCCGCAGTCGGGAGATTATATTGAAACCGATGGTCTGCGCTTTGAAGTGGTGGATATGGATGGCAACCGGGTTGATAAGGTGCTGGTGACTGAACTGGTGAGCGATGATGCCCTCGCCGATGAGAGCGACCACAAGGACGAGAGTTAA
- a CDS encoding protein phosphatase 2C domain-containing protein, with product MLTGFVIGDRGLGTSGDTHPPLMMAHARAGSYLVVGASAIGQMHRARNAAREDAFIIRSAGPWLAVAVADGVGSRPHSRYAATYVVEALSAMLLRPLIPLPSAILPNPLDTPDSPSSSPKFGNLAAPSEEGRPDRGQALVAALEHWTESVREPLQPLPNFQQAVSIGWWLPENQTQPAAVPQTHPSQNPTTCCVNSDGEGSDIPADISHDATDDCHLLEIVKKAFTNTHLGLREHARSLNLQLEDLSCTALGLLLNVKTGTVAVGQVGDGAILGLTSQGKVRELVSPPSDSPHDTYTLNHPNFEHYLVRGVIAHAAVDPFVAFYVMTDGLAEDLLYCSEKNALADWAQTVDQKLHASPSPTQAAAAMLTWLATYVVQGSWDDRTLVVITQRERTDGNCQPVAE from the coding sequence ATGCTCACTGGTTTTGTCATTGGCGATCGCGGCCTGGGCACCTCAGGAGACACGCACCCACCGTTGATGATGGCGCACGCTAGGGCCGGGTCTTATCTGGTGGTGGGGGCCAGTGCCATTGGCCAGATGCACCGGGCGCGCAATGCTGCTCGTGAGGATGCCTTTATTATCCGCTCAGCCGGACCCTGGCTAGCAGTGGCGGTAGCGGATGGCGTCGGCTCGCGTCCGCATTCCCGTTACGCTGCTACCTATGTGGTTGAGGCCCTGAGCGCGATGTTGCTGCGCCCACTCATCCCTCTACCAAGCGCAATACTGCCAAACCCACTAGATACGCCGGATTCGCCATCCTCGTCCCCCAAATTCGGCAATTTAGCTGCGCCTTCCGAAGAGGGAAGGCCCGATCGGGGGCAGGCCTTGGTCGCAGCTCTGGAGCATTGGACTGAGAGTGTGAGGGAACCATTGCAGCCCCTGCCAAACTTTCAGCAGGCCGTCTCTATTGGCTGGTGGCTTCCTGAGAACCAAACGCAACCTGCTGCGGTTCCTCAGACCCATCCATCTCAGAACCCTACAACCTGCTGCGTCAACTCCGATGGCGAGGGGTCCGACATACCCGCCGATATCTCCCACGACGCCACAGATGACTGTCATCTGTTAGAGATTGTGAAGAAGGCTTTTACCAACACCCATCTCGGTTTGCGCGAACATGCGCGGAGCCTGAATCTGCAACTAGAAGATCTCAGTTGTACCGCCCTGGGCTTGCTCCTGAATGTAAAAACTGGCACAGTCGCCGTCGGTCAGGTTGGAGACGGGGCTATCCTGGGCCTGACATCTCAGGGAAAGGTACGGGAACTGGTTTCGCCGCCTAGTGATTCCCCCCATGATACCTATACATTGAATCACCCCAATTTTGAGCATTACCTAGTTCGAGGGGTCATTGCCCATGCTGCAGTAGATCCATTTGTGGCTTTTTATGTCATGACCGACGGTCTTGCAGAGGATCTACTCTATTGTTCCGAGAAGAACGCACTGGCGGATTGGGCACAGACAGTGGACCAAAAGTTGCATGCCTCCCCCAGCCCCACCCAGGCGGCTGCTGCTATGTTGACTTGGTTGGCGACTTACGTGGTTCAAGGAAGCTGGGATGACCGTACCTTGGTCGTGATCACCCAAAGGGAGAGAACCGATGGCAACTGTCAGCCTGTTGCCGAATAG
- a CDS encoding glycosyltransferase, with protein sequence MVMTMPPVFTSLLLSITALSLLIWLVLLLFWGEFWRPDQRLQGGDLEVWPTVGIVIPARNEAAVIGTSVRSLLEQDYAGPLHLIVVDDHSEDGTGDIARQTAVDLGQGDRLTLLAGTPLPPGWSGKLWALSQGIEAARAFDPDYLLLTDADIAHDRQNLRQLVAHARQQTCALVSLMVKLRCQSVWEKLLIPAFVFFFAKLYPFRWVNDPQRATAAAAGGCILIDPVVLDKVGGIACIRDALIDDCSLAATVKRAGYRIWLGLTPTTVSLRAYNTLGSIWQMVARTAYTQLSYSPLLLVGTVIGMTLVYLWAPLALGMGLMGQSLPLAVLGGLTWGAMAIAYGPTVRFYGLNGAWALTLPVIAFLYTLMTLDSARRHWQGRGGAWKGRVYPRK encoded by the coding sequence ATGGTGATGACCATGCCCCCTGTGTTCACCTCTCTCCTGTTGAGTATAACGGCTCTTTCCCTCCTGATCTGGCTCGTTTTGCTCTTGTTTTGGGGAGAGTTTTGGCGCCCGGATCAGCGGCTACAGGGGGGAGATCTAGAGGTTTGGCCGACGGTAGGGATTGTCATTCCAGCCCGCAATGAGGCGGCGGTGATTGGCACCAGTGTGCGATCGCTCCTAGAACAGGACTACGCAGGACCCCTGCACCTGATTGTGGTGGACGATCACAGTGAGGATGGCACAGGAGACATTGCTCGCCAAACGGCGGTTGATCTGGGTCAGGGCGATCGCCTGACCCTCCTCGCAGGCACCCCACTCCCCCCCGGCTGGTCAGGTAAGCTCTGGGCACTATCCCAAGGCATTGAGGCAGCCCGTGCCTTTGATCCCGATTACTTGCTGCTCACGGATGCTGATATTGCCCACGATCGCCAAAATTTGCGCCAGTTGGTCGCCCACGCCCGTCAGCAAACGTGCGCCCTAGTTTCCCTGATGGTGAAACTGCGCTGCCAAAGTGTCTGGGAAAAACTCCTGATTCCCGCCTTTGTCTTTTTCTTTGCCAAGCTCTATCCCTTCCGTTGGGTCAACGATCCGCAGCGGGCAACGGCAGCGGCCGCCGGTGGTTGTATTTTGATTGATCCCGTGGTGCTGGACAAAGTGGGTGGCATTGCCTGTATTCGGGATGCCCTGATTGACGATTGTTCCCTGGCCGCCACTGTGAAGCGAGCCGGCTACCGCATTTGGTTGGGGCTGACACCCACCACTGTGAGCCTGCGTGCCTACAATACGCTCGGCAGTATTTGGCAGATGGTGGCCCGCACCGCCTATACGCAGTTGTCCTATTCGCCGCTTTTGCTTGTGGGAACAGTGATTGGCATGACACTGGTGTACTTGTGGGCTCCCCTTGCCCTTGGGATGGGTCTTATGGGTCAATCACTGCCCCTAGCCGTCCTGGGGGGACTCACTTGGGGGGCCATGGCGATCGCCTACGGGCCAACGGTGCGTTTCTATGGCCTTAATGGCGCTTGGGCACTGACACTGCCCGTGATTGCCTTTCTGTATACGCTGATGACCCTGGATTCTGCCCGTCGTCACTGGCAAGGCCGGGGGGGCGCTTGGAAAGGACGGGTTTATCCGCGCAAGTGA
- the metK gene encoding methionine adenosyltransferase, whose amino-acid sequence MRYLFSSESVTEGHPDKICDQIADAILDALLTQDPQSRVAAEVVVNTGLVLITGEITTKAQVNYVNLARQKIHEIGYTDANNGFAANSCAVLVALDEQSPDIARGVDTAQEAREQLSDAELDRIGAGDQGIMFGYACNETPEYMPLPISLAHRMARRLAAVRKTGQLPYLRPDGKTQVTVIYEDGKPVGIDTILISTQHTATIDDISEESAVQAKIKADLWEAVVKPVFADLTLQPDGNTRFLVNPTGKFVIGGPQGDSGLTGRKLVVDTYGGYARHGGGAFSGKDPTKVDRSAAYMARYIAKNIVAAGLADKCELQISYAIGVARPMSLFVDTFGTGKLSPEQLLELIKTHFDLRPAAIIQTLNLRHLPQERGGRFYQDVAAYGHFGRHDLDLPWEKLDKVADLQAAAAQFLSAV is encoded by the coding sequence TTGCGTTACTTATTCAGTTCAGAGTCCGTCACCGAAGGCCACCCCGATAAAATTTGCGACCAAATTGCCGATGCCATTCTGGATGCTTTGCTCACCCAAGACCCCCAGAGCCGCGTGGCTGCTGAAGTGGTCGTCAATACGGGCTTAGTCCTGATTACTGGGGAAATTACAACCAAGGCACAGGTCAACTACGTTAACTTAGCGCGGCAGAAAATCCATGAAATTGGCTATACCGATGCTAACAATGGCTTTGCCGCCAATAGCTGTGCCGTCCTTGTGGCCCTTGATGAGCAATCCCCCGACATTGCCCGTGGTGTGGATACCGCCCAGGAAGCCCGGGAGCAGCTCAGTGACGCCGAACTGGATCGCATTGGCGCCGGCGATCAGGGAATTATGTTTGGCTATGCCTGCAATGAAACCCCTGAGTATATGCCCTTGCCCATTAGTTTGGCACACCGCATGGCGCGCCGCTTGGCTGCCGTCCGTAAAACGGGTCAGCTTCCCTACTTACGTCCCGATGGCAAAACCCAAGTCACGGTCATCTATGAGGATGGCAAACCAGTGGGGATTGATACAATTTTGATTTCGACCCAACACACAGCCACCATTGATGACATTAGTGAGGAAAGCGCTGTTCAAGCAAAGATTAAAGCCGATCTCTGGGAGGCAGTTGTCAAGCCGGTTTTTGCCGATTTGACCCTCCAGCCCGATGGAAACACCCGCTTTTTAGTGAATCCTACGGGCAAATTTGTGATTGGTGGTCCCCAAGGGGATTCAGGACTCACGGGGCGCAAACTGGTGGTGGATACCTACGGTGGTTATGCCCGCCATGGGGGGGGTGCCTTTTCCGGTAAGGATCCGACAAAGGTAGATCGCAGTGCCGCCTACATGGCTCGTTACATTGCCAAAAATATCGTTGCCGCAGGGCTGGCGGACAAATGCGAGTTGCAGATTAGCTACGCCATTGGCGTTGCCCGTCCCATGAGTCTTTTTGTGGATACCTTCGGCACGGGTAAACTCAGCCCAGAGCAATTGCTGGAGTTGATTAAAACCCACTTTGATCTGCGTCCTGCTGCCATTATTCAAACCCTTAACCTGCGCCACTTGCCCCAAGAGCGCGGTGGTCGCTTCTACCAAGATGTGGCGGCCTACGGTCACTTTGGGCGTCATGATCTCGACCTACCTTGGGAAAAACTCGATAAGGTCGCCGATCTGCAAGCTGCTGCTGCTCAGTTTCTAAGTGCAGTCTAG